The Aedes aegypti strain LVP_AGWG chromosome 1, AaegL5.0 Primary Assembly, whole genome shotgun sequence sequence gtcgtacatgacattccataacaccggacccaggatggaaccttgcgggactcctgaggttatgtgaaagcacttccgacccacctctgtgtcatagactaatacccgattctggaagtaacttccgagaatcttgtacaggtactcgggtatccccagacgcaggagcgcatcagcaatagccgcccaactggcactattaaatgcattccttacatccagagtcactactgcccagtagcgaatacccctcctcttacgctggagtgctatctcagcggttttcttaaccgtcagaatagcgtctacagtggacctccctttccggaagccgaactggttgcttgagagaccatttacaccctcggtgtacctcgacagtctgttgaggatgatcttctcgagcactttccccaccgtgtcaatcaagcatattggtctatacgccgacgggtcaccgggtggtttccccgcctttggcaatagtaccaggctctgcctcttccacgcatctggaaatactccctcgtccagccatatctgcatagcagatctgaacataccgggagcctccaagattgcgactttgagggccaggtttggaactccgtccgaacctggtgccttccccatgcttagggattttgcaatccctacaagttcctcatcggttactctatcctcatcgccagccccaatccccggcggtcctacgaaaggaggccatgggctagggttgtggcgcggaaagagcccctcgatgatcccctccagcatctgtggagattgctccgtaggagcaattgcacctcttgtcttcgccataacgatcctgtaggcatcaccccacgggtccgcgttggcactctgacagagtccctcgaagcaggcctttttgcttgcccttatctcggacttcagcgcgactttggcagcggtgaacaccgcccgtcgttcttcacgctcctgctcggtacgtgctcgctgcatccgtctcctggcccgtaggcaggcacggcgcaggttcgcaatagcttgagtccaccagtatgtcggtggtctcccattcctagggtggacttttctaggcatggtcgcatcgcatgcacgcgtaagcaccgctaccagttcgtccccgcttaggccgagtaggttacgctcacggcggagcgcctccctaagtacttcatcattgaagtacgatgtcttccacctgcgagggcttggccttgacctagccgcttcctcaacccgctgcctgctgttgttgtagtcgatactgtagcgaaccgccaggtggtcgctatgagtgtaggcatcgtctaccctccagttcgaactactcgttaggccaggactacaaaaggtaacgtcgataatcgactccactccgttacggctgaaggtacttttgttaccaacattagccagatcgacatctagcatggccagtgcctctagcaggatttgacctcgctggttcgtgttacggcttccccattccacggcccaggcattgaagtcacccgctattacaactggccttcgccctgtcagcgcggtcgtcatacagtccagcatctgcgtgaaccgctcggtcgaccaactcggaggcgcatagcagctacagaagaggaccccatttaccttggcgatcacgaagccctcgtaggtagtagacaccaactgctggacagggtatttacccgttgtccatatcgccgccatttttccggatccatccacgacccagttgccgttgccggcgggtactcggtatgggtccgatatgatggcgatgtccgtcccccactcagcaactgactggtacagcagttgctgagctgcgtcacagtggttcaggttcagctgcgttacctgcactgtgaccaGAGACAAAtagagacctccatgtcccttgcaattgcccaaaatttcatggctcataaggtaatctagaatgccgtgaaaagtgtactgcgatctgtcaatcttgggtaccttttgtattaccgagggaccaaatgcagtactagaagtgggacccaatctgagcccgagtgggacggacctgctgtgacttttcgtttatggctcttttgaaggtcgggcaccttgagcctcccgttggatgcttgttgttcacggacttcccggaacaaatcaagcacttgggagggttcttgcagcctagtgccttatgaccttcctcaccacaacgcctgcacaacttggtcctatcagggcctttacagccccaggacttgtgtccaggttccctgcacctaaagcaaatcactggttgctcatgtatgttcagtgaacatactgaccaaccaaccttgatcttacctaccttagcggacttatttgcgtctgccacaggtaggtgtactaaggccacctgagtacctgccggacctttccgtagctgaacggcggtggtgggcacctgcacttcgcactgttgccgcagtgccgtgacgagctcttctgcgttggtgatctcgtcaaggttcatcaccttcagagtcactgactgcgtcagagccctcacttcaacaccagcgccaaggacctcttccgccaaacttttgtaggcggcgcccttgcgctccttgtcgcgcttaagctcgaggatcatttcacctgtacgagtgcgtctgacactgcgtacgtcggctcctagatccgcaagcttcgcgtcactgcgcatcgccttcaggacttccgagtacttggactcttccgtcttgatgatgatcgcatcacccttttcgcgcttggcacctaccctcctacctttcttaggtctggtatccctgcgctcctgattctcctgtttcttcttcttcttcttcctcactacggttgtccactGTATACTGAAATGATCGCATTTAAAGGCATGGACACCTTTTTCATAATCAAGCATTAGGACGATATGTGTGAAGTTGCTGGATAGTTTGTTCACCTTGGAACAGCTGTGACATTTGACAATGATGTTTCTCATAAAGTTCTAATAGCAATACCCGTCAACAATATGAAATCCTTCACCGAGCATTGTAAAACTCGTTTTGAATATTGCAACAGCTCAAAAAGTTTAGGATGAACGCGCAGCCATTcatcaagaccaagctgagggtcgtggatctTTTCGTAGTTTAAATTTGGTGATGAACTAGCCGTTTGCGCTTAATACAGAATAAAAAATCgtagttaaggtgattatagaacgaagccacacctcaaattttcaaaaacacaagacttgagaaccaaacagcgctccgcagttgaaaatctatcccattggtcaccaccagcaagcaagcattttgattaattttcaaagcgaactgttgtcagattttctcgtcttgtgcacttgaaaattcgaagtttggcttcgttttataatcaccttaaatttgATTGACTTCCTAGAATTTTTTAGGGCTTGCCACACAATGTACACatacaaagaaagctttcaattTATATTTGTAAAAGTTCCAATACTTTTGGCGGATAGTGTATATTAAATGGGCAACTGGAAATAAAGTAGATCATTAGTATTTTACTTAGTGCCAGTGACGAGTAACACATTTTAAGAAAAGTAGGAATCAGATACAGTTCAACGAGCTTTTCAAAGACCACAAATACTTTGCATGCAGTGGAAGACCAATCTGAACTGTTTTTCCtataagaaatttctctaaaataaCATAACGccaataatttttataaaatattcacaCTCTTACATTTAAAATATCTACGAAATATTCACATGCTCCAATTATTACTAATCTTGGTATACTCCAGGCAccaataagcatttttcacttcCCCACCTTCAGCCTTCAGCTGAGGAAACAAATTGGTGGGCAAAATTGGTTCCGAGCTCTGGTAGAAAATGCTCTCCACCGTCCGGAACTTACTCCGGCTGGTCATTCCCACTTTCCGGATGTAGGGACTGGAATTCTCCACCAACTCAATAATCGAATTGTTCAGAATCGGAATCTCCAGCTTGTCCGTCTTTTTCGATCGCATCTCTTCAAAACTTACCGTTGGTCGCGAGAAATACTCCTCGGCCACCTGCGGATAGATGCTGGTCAGCTTCAGGTGCGTCTCGATGGACAGGAGATGCTCCAGCAGCAGATGGACCTGGGCCAGCTTTCCGATCTTCATGTTGGCTTCGTCAGCGTTGAAGTAACTATTTCGAATAACGCCATCGTCTTCGTGATCCTCACTGGTTCCCGCGCGGGAAAGCATGGCCGTTTTTCGACTCTGGGTGGTATTGGACGGAACGGCATCGTACATCGACTTGCGAATGCTGGATGCACGGGAGGCGTCTCTCGAACCGGACCCAGCCGAGTTACGACCGACCCTATCGAGGTCCAGGTTGCAAATTTTGCTCTCGTGGAAGATGATCTGGTAGTCCTTGAAGATCTTTTCCAGACCGATTTCCAGCAGTAGCTCGAACGGTTCCGATCCTGTCAGAATTGGAATGGCCAGTCGACCTTGGGCGATGGATTTGATGAGCTGAGCTAGTCGGTtgttgttacttgggatgttctgtgaaaaaatatggttttagtAACTATTGCCTTCATTCTAAAAAGAAGCATAACACTTACTGCCAGATTACTCCTAGATGCGATTTTGAAAATGAACGTCAGAACATCCTTCAAATCATCGTAACATGCGCAATCTAAGAAAAGAAGAGAATAATAAAGTTAGTCAGGCATTTTCTGTTAATTACAATCCAAAAAAAACTTACATTTTAGCACACTCCACAATCGATCCGTAACGTCCACCGCAGTTCGATTCTTCACCCGTTCCACAATCGAGTCAatctgtcccagtttgtaatCCGTCGACTCCACAACGCAAAACTCGGTCAGAATCTTGTGCGTCTTCTCCTTAATCACGCTGACATCGTCCGGATTGGGCCTCCCTTCGCTTCTAATCTGCAGAATCCGGTCCTTGATCGTTTCCAGGAAGTGCAGCTGGCTCCAGAAGTACTCCGCCAC is a genomic window containing:
- the LOC110675460 gene encoding protein zwilch, with product MPAESASLANVYAFLRDTYDSVDFQLAPAPTYIQSLADVEGKIVFIYKQDEIRSGAMLSDGNYLSPKLSDSGDTGNRLDLTGSPLKDEVKLESLDMSVDQVVVLSLENPWLEKEECFGPVSVEKGRGILQEVLGKRMEGCGQLWALCDGKDMDRTLLMQIELNGERKFVRGAVKLLGYFPESQLTMVRLQRLHEAKAAGFSKELETSIELWYKIQSHISIKLRWISHSQNPSFCINQKADIVLRQSILVDETQSVAEYFWSQLHFLETIKDRILQIRSEGRPNPDDVSVIKEKTHKILTEFCVVESTDYKLGQIDSIVERVKNRTAVDVTDRLWSVLKYCACYDDLKDVLTFIFKIASRSNLANIPSNNNRLAQLIKSIAQGRLAIPILTGSEPFELLLEIGLEKIFKDYQIIFHESKICNLDLDRVGRNSAGSGSRDASRASSIRKSMYDAVPSNTTQSRKTAMLSRAGTSEDHEDDGVIRNSYFNADEANMKIGKLAQVHLLLEHLLSIETHLKLTSIYPQVAEEYFSRPTVSFEEMRSKKTDKLEIPILNNSIIELVENSSPYIRKVGMTSRSKFRTVESIFYQSSEPILPTNLFPQLKAEGGEVKNAYWCLEYTKISNNWSM